In Ferrimicrobium sp., the genomic stretch GATCGGAGGCGATGAAGACGGGAATTGCGTTTACGAAGGCGACCTTGGCATCAAGGCAGGCCTGTGCATAGAACTTCTGCGCCTTCTCAGAACCCACCGGTAGATAGGCGACGAGAACGTCGGCCCGTGCCGCCTTCAGTGCCTCGACGACATCGACTGGCTCGAGTGGAGATTCCTCGATGGATTCGCGATAGTACTTGCCGAGGCCATCAAAGGTTGGCCCTCGCTGGACCGTCACCTGGCTTTCGGGGACATCAGCGAACTTGATGGTGTTGTTGCGCCCAGCGAAGATCGCCTTGGAGAGGTCGACCCCAACCTTGGTGGCATCAACGTCGAAGGCCGCGACAAACTCGAGGTCGCTGACGTGATAGTCACCGAGCTGCACATGCATGAGACCCGGAACCTCATCGTCGGGACTTGCGTCTCGGTAATAGTGGACTCCCTGAATTAACGAGCTAGCGCAGTTACCGACGCCGGCGATCGCGACACGTACTTTTGACATCGTTCTCCCCATTTCCTTTCTCTGTTGCTTACCGCGAGAGCGTCTGGTGCTCTCGAAGACTTTTAAGTTCTCGCTCGATCCACTGCTGCTCGGCATCGAGTCGATACTCGAGCCCTTGTCGTACTTGACGAAGGCCTGGTGAGGCGGTGGTGACCTGGCGTAGATCGCGAATTCGTTCGTTGATGCGGCTGAGCCGTCGCTCGAGGAGTGAGAGGCGTTCGTCCTCATCGAGGCGAGCGCTAAAGGCCAACGCGAACCAGAAGGCACGATCATCGTCGATGTCGATGTTGCGGAGCATGATATCGAGTGCCTCTTGGCCGGCTTGGGTGATGGTATAAACCTTGCGGT encodes the following:
- a CDS encoding PadR family transcriptional regulator, whose protein sequence is MPTASYSNGSATELVLLGLLAEERMHGYELKRRIDTAFGAIMTMSWGSLYPALAKLERRGFIGSATGSSQRTRFDPRQLSGALAAEFALLQNADQPALGHRNRKVYTITQAGQEALDIMLRNIDIDDDRAFWFALAFSARLDEDERLSLLERRLSRINERIRDLRQVTTASPGLRQVRQGLEYRLDAEQQWIERELKSLREHQTLSR